A DNA window from Mobula birostris isolate sMobBir1 chromosome 3, sMobBir1.hap1, whole genome shotgun sequence contains the following coding sequences:
- the LOC140194546 gene encoding uncharacterized protein has protein sequence MATFGTIGEFLKGNEDWLEYEERLGHFFCANGITEEAKKRSILLSMCGAKTYKLIRNLAVPQKQGYIPYDELVKLVGNHYNPKPSVIVQWCKFHSRFRKPGQSVASFVAKLRQLLEHCDFGAVLDDMLYDRLVCSINNDGIQRRLLGETPPLTFKKALEIAQGTEMAANNAKDTQKGHGGSQSAAVHQVKRETGKQAKRVECFRCGGTHYWTNTEGKILARRMWKLFS, from the exons ATGGCCACGTTTGGAACTATCGGTGAATTTCTGAAAGGAAACGAGGATTGGctggagtatgaggaaaggttgggacactttttctgtgctaatggaattacagaggaggCTAAGAAacgctctattctcctgagtatgtgtggggcaaagacttacaaactaataaggaatttagctgTACCGCAGAAACAAGGGTACATTCCATatgacgaactggtcaagctcgtggggaaccactacaatccgaaaccttctgtgatagtccaatggtgtaagtttcacagccgtttcaggaagccaggtcagtctgtggccagtTTCGTGGCCAAGCTTCGGCAGCTGTTGGAGCACTGTGATTTCGGAGCGGTGTTGGATGACATGCTCTATGATCGATTGGTATGCAGCATTAATAATGACGGCATACAACgccgcctgttaggggaaaccccaccactgactttcaagaaagccttagagattgcccaaggcacggagatggctgctaataatgccAAGGATacccagaaaggacatggggggtcgcagtcggcggcagtgcaccaagtcaaGAGGGAGAccggtaaacaggcaaagcgggtggaatgtttccggtgtggagggacgcactat TGGACCAATACAGAAGGGAAGATTCTCgcaagaagaatgtggaagctattTAGCTGA